A segment of the Elaeis guineensis isolate ETL-2024a chromosome 6, EG11, whole genome shotgun sequence genome:
TCCCGATCTGGATTCAAGGCGAATCCGTAAGACGAGAATTGGGAGAAGCAGGGGTACGGGGCGAGGAGCTGAGCGTGGACGGGGTCAAGAAGCTCGGGAAGCGCAAGGTCCTCAGCGGCGTGGAGAAGGCCGGCCTCCTCTTCAAGTCTCTCCTCCGTTGAGAAGCTCGATCGGGTTCTTCTCCAAGGCCGAGGAGCTCAGCCTCCTCGAGCGGGCCGCGCGCCTGTGCCTCACTCGCTGCCCTCGCCTCAATGTCGCCGCCGTTCCTTCTCGCTTTTGTTGCCGTCGTGTTCGCGGCCGGCGCCCGCTCTTCGGTGGGGTCGGTCGTTCTGGGTGTCCTACGACAGTCCGACTGAAGGGCGACGTGCTAAAGGTCCGGTATGGTGCTCCGCGGTGCACGTCTCGAGAGGTATTCTTCCATCATTCGATGTACTCCCTTAGCGTTCTGCTTTgtttatattttcttaaaaaatataaataatatcacAGTTGTACCGGTACGAGATTATTTGCAAAATGGTTATGCATTTACAATGAGATTGTTTATGCTTATgctatttttttgattattatgAAAAGGAGACTGGGGAATAGTTATgctaatttcaaaaaattaatttcattctACTCTCCAATATTAGTAGTAATAACACAAGATTCGCAGTTGAAATCCCAAGTTTAAACATTACTACCAGCAACTTTGACTTAGGCAACTTTTAGTGGTGTTTTTCTTCTTACTGTTTAGTACCCAAGCCTTACCGTTCTTTCATGCTATTCTCTGCcttgaagcttctcttattgactttcaatccctttttttttttttccccctttttttggtCCATGAGCACAAATCTTTCGCCGCGCATGGCACCGCAAAATTCTATGCAACCTGGCCGCCATCAAAAGATGGATGGTCATCAAACGAGGCAATCTATGAACATGACACGGCACGTGTTGTTTGACGGCCATCCATTTTTTGATGGCAGTCATATATGAGTGCACTGCATTGACCATACCGCAAAGGATCCTGCTTGTCTTTCCAAATCTTTTATAACTCTGTTTTAATTCATTTTCTTAATGAATTGGATGGGATCCCATTATAAAAAAGGGAAAAGAGAAACATATAATGCTGTTTTTCTTTGGACAAATTAGTCAATATGGGCTATGGGCTGGTTACAGTTTATAACAGCCTGATAATGCCCTTTAGGAACCTCCTCACCATTCATGGAAGGTCTTTCGCTCTTCCAGCTATCACCTTCACTCACGCAGTGAGCAGGGTGATTCCTAGTTGATGCTATAGATTGAAAGAGCTGTTGTAATAGATCCAGGTCACCTCTCTGAGGTTATATATAAGGGTCACATAACATGACAACCATCATATGTGTATGTTAGAACCATTTTAAGATCATAGATATTGGTCGTAAGGCTGACATTTGATCTTTTCGCTGCATTACATATCTAGCATAGGCAGGGTGCCTCAACCAATTTGGCTAAGGAGTGGTTGGAAATCACATTCTTGCTTGACCTTGCTGAAAAAGCTGACATTAATCACCTGACTAAAGTTGGGAGTTGGAATCAGACTGGATTGTTGTGGTTTTGCCATTATGGTACCCGACCTTCTGAGAAAACTATTAAAAACTAACGAATAGAGCTAAGCCCATATCGAGTGCTAATATCATGCCATGGCTAAACTCAATAGGGAACTCATCCACAACATGGGCAGTGCTTGCCAAGATTTGTGCAGAGGGTTGATCAATGGGAGGGACTGATTTTTTAAGTTAATGGACACGAAAACTGTGAGAGAATTCTAGGAAACCAAGTTGGAAGGGGGAGACCATCATACATACTGGGGTCGAAGGGTTAGTCCTTATGATTACGATTAGGtgaactatcaaaattttagtcaTCTTCCACTCAACTATTACTATGAGATGATTGCCGTTATCGCCCAAATGGGGTCTAATGATGTGTAAGACTTGAAAAGCGTCAATCAACATGCTGTAGAGGATGAAGCACTAATCTGTTGTGGAAAGATGTTCATATGCAtacaaggagaagaaaaaagagattgTTGGAGCTGATTCGGAGAAGAGTCCTCCGATGCTAAAGCCAGATAGGACTTCGAAGAATAACAATGGAGAGAGAAGAATAGTGTAGAATATTATGTGTATGCTTTTGGATTGTCACCTGACTACCTGCTATCATTTGTTTAATCTAAATATCATAAACCTTTAAGATGAACATCTTCACACATTTCCTTTTATCTTGAACTTGTCCAATTGCAACTATATTTGATGCGTTTGTAGTGCAGTAGTATATCTTACATACATAGATTTGCTGACTCCACCCTAGATGCAACTTCATTTGTAAGGTCTAATACATGATTAGAGGATTGCAACAAGGCTGAATGCCTACCACTTACTTCCACGATATGCGTTGATATGCTTGGTTGCTGACCTCACCAATTCTTAGGCTGTGGAGGCTCATCTACTTACATGCCGAGAAATGTGCTTCACAAACTTGAGCAACCAGAGATGGATGTATGTATAGCGAGTGCTGAAAAAATATCATCCCAACTCCTGTCTTATTAGCTGATGCAGTCTCACAAGCTTCAAGTATCTTTTGAGCAGATGGCACAATCAATAAATTGCTACCATGTTTCCCGGTCCGTCACATGGTAGCAAATTTATGTAGATTCATTTTTCTTGATGGGTTTCGAAGAAACTCAAAAGTTAACTGCTTTCAAGCATACTGAGTTCAAACATTGCATCTGTAAAGTTGGATCATGAAGTACCGGTGGTTGAAGAACAGCCGAGGTCATCAACGACTTCTAACTTGTTTGAGTTTCGATGCTTTGGCCATCTTTCTTATTTCTAGCTTTCCTAGATAATTTCTTAACTGAAAGTACAAATGTTGTGCTGGCATGTAAGTTACACATTTACCATTACCATTTTCTATATATGACTTGAGCATGATTAGTTTAGAAGAAGATCTGGATGATATCTATCACCTCTATGTACCTCGAAATCAGCCAAAATCCAAATTGATCTATTGGTTTATATTAATGCTACACCATATTTCATTGTACCCAAACACCCAAGTTGAAAACCTTCATAGAACATTTCACCGTTGAATAATAGGAAGCATTAAATATAAGATACCACAACTGAAACGTTAACATATAATAGTGTTTCAAGTACAAGTTTCTACTTATCATTGCAATGTATCTAATGCTTCAATGCAAACCTTGTGAATTCAGAGACATCACAAGCTTCTACCATATTCAATTTTATGCCAATGTATGTCCCATGAAAACAGCAAATACAATACATTGATTTAATACAGCAGGACTGTCTTTTGCCCATTTAACTTGGCCAGAGAAATATGTCAATAGGAAAGGCTTAAACTGCAAGGCCAGAGATCATGATAACTGCACAAATGCTGCAGTCCATGAAGGCAGCATTCAAAGCTTTCTGGAAAAGCAGGCCAATCTCCAGTGCATTACCTATGTTATTGGCCAAACCAAATTCCTCTTGCCTTGTCCTCCTTGCTTCTTCCCCATCTTTACCGTAACTTTTTTGGCTTACAAATAGGTGCCCGATGATGACCGTTGTATCAGTTAGCAACACTAGATAAAGCGGCCTCAAGTTTGGTATTATTCCAAAGCAATAGCCACGGGTTGACATAACTACCAAAAGGGCTATACTGACAGCACATAGTAAACGGATATTCTCAGAAGCTGAGATGGCACAACTGATTTGCTTGGATGTCAAAACTTGGTGAATCATTGGTGAATTTACATAAGGAGCTGTATCAACCACTTGATCTGATGATATGTGCACTAGTGGACTGGTTGACGGTTCTGCAATCTTACCATCTTGCTCTGCATTAGCTGCAGCTTCCTTTCTCATCCCACCTTGAAATCTTTTGCCCATCTTGCATTTTGCAAATTCACTGCTTGTCTCACAACTTGAGAACTCTCCATCTGCATCACGTTCAGGGAACAGTTCTtcttcatcatcctccactttggTATCGAAGGTTTGATCGATTGGTTGATGTTTGTGCTCCTCCATGCCAGCTGCATCAATGTGATGGAGATCATCTAACACATCAAAATGTTCAACATATACATGTTAGGCACACTTGGAAATTGGTATTCTAAAACTAAACAGCAAATTAAGTTAAATACATTTTGCAGTATTAAAGAAATAAAGGAAAGGGTTTGGGAAGACACATCAACAACCGCTTTCCTTAGAGAGAGATCACCCCTTTGGGGGGCATGGGCTGCTGATGGTCTTCCCCAAAGATACAACAAACTATATCCCTCAAACAGTGCACTCGGGTAACCAAGTCCGACCAAATGGTGTGCGTGGCAATCACCCAAAGAAACAGATTGTTGATAATATATAATAGGTGGGAAAGCCGTTACAGTTAGGAACCTTTTTTCTTTGATACTCCCTCGAAGAAGAGAGTAGATATCGATATAAAGCCCCAACCATAACATTCCAATAGTCACTCCCCATCAGATCAGATGGTTGGTTTGGGCACGTTTGACTCATGGTAAAAATCTCTCAATGGGATAGAATACCAAGTCAAAATAAGCAAACGTGATAAAATAgagaacaaaaaaacaaaaataaaacaacTAAAACTTGTCTAATAAAAAAAATgtataaaataataaaacaaGTTTTCACAATCTCCCTCCTGTTTTGAAATTTtggtaaaagaaaaataataggaCCACATTATATACCATATTTTTGTTAATATGTGTCGTTTGGACTTGAACCTGAATCAAGCACTGAAAGCTTCCACCCATCACAAGTCCTAGGTGAATTTTGTTGGGAACTTTGAGCCTTGAAGTGCAGGCTTTATCAAATCGCACGCACAGTTCAAGGCTACAAAGTCTAGATCATTTCAGTTTTAACAGTCACACACATGTATCTTAGCTTTCATAAGTGCTATAGGAAATTGCTCTGACTCCCATAGGCTGTGACCTTACAGCCATATCATATAGATGAACTCTCCAAGATGTCCCACAACATAGATCCTGCCTTAAAATTACAGGCCCTGAACTTGTTCAGAGCTTAAGTTCTTCCTCTAGACAGCCGTACACTGACATCATAAGGATGGCATATGGAGTTAGTCCCCAACTAGGTGCTCTCCGTCAATCATACAACTTGTTATTATCCATTAAACCCAGTTCTTAGGATCTCTAGTATAAAGGTTGGTTTTGCTATGGCTGGTGATTAACCCCCTCAACGAATCTTGGATTAGCCTCCACACTAACCCTTTAATAATAGGATCTGCAAGGCAACTAATAGATTTCATATTACTTCAAAGCAACAACACCATTTTCCTTGAGTCCTTAACATCATACCTCAATTCAGCAAGCCTGTTACTCTTTTTATTATGTTTATCACTGTTAATCTTAGCTGTAGTTCCTTGGTTATCAAGTGCACTGATATAGCTGGAATTGGCTTGGCCGGTAAGGAAACATTTGTTAACAAATCCTTAAGCCATTCTGCCACACAACAGGCTGTGTCAGGGGCTACTCACTCCCCTTCCATGGTGGACCGGGTAATAATATTTTGCTTAGCTGATGTCCAAGAGACAACAGCACCACCCAAACCGAAATATTCCTAGATTTACTACTAGGTCTGAGACCTAGCTAGCATCACGATACCCTTCAAAAACTGTAGGGGAACTAGTAAATTCGAGACCATACACTATGGTTCTCCTAAAGTTCTGTTAAGTGCACTCCGATGATGATGACCAGGCATGGAATTTTATTTACTTATTCTACAAGCCATATGAGCAATATCGATCGAGGAATTAGCAAAATAATTTATTGACCCAACAATCTGAGCATATTTTGATTGATTTATACCTTTGCTGTTATTTTTCTTCAATTTACGCTAGGGTCATATGGAACAGAAACAGGTTTACATTCATAATGAATAGATTTCATAAGCATGTTTTCAACATAGTAAGATTTGACTTAGAATTATACCATTTTCATTTCTCAATAGTTTCATGTTAAGAATCATATCAGCCTCATGcaaatctttcatatcaaaattatttgatataaaagCCTTAGCTTCATTTACTACATTCAGGTTAATGCCAAAAattagaatatcatctacattgAGACAAATGGTTACCCCTCCTCACCATAATATCTAGTATATAAACATTTATCTGACTTATTAATAACAAATCCTACAAACAAGATCACCAGTCAAACCTCGGATGCCATTGCTCTCTAGCTTTTTTTAGTCCATATAAGGACACTTGACATTATGTTGTCCTCTTGTCTAGGAACTGCATATCACTTTGGCTGCTCGATATAAATCTCCTCATCCATCTGTTCGTTAAGGACGGTTGTCTTATCATCCATTTGTTGACTAGAACTTCAAAATGGTGGCCAATCTATCAGCACACTAATGGTGGTAGTCCTAGCCACACTTATTTGATTGATTAATTGGAGACAGGAATCAAATACAAATTTATCATGCACTCCACGGTATTCAGATTTACATGCCAGATAATCTATCACACCACAAAATCTGGGATAGTTAAGCTTCCTTACAGATTTTCCATCAACCATTTTAAAGCCataacatttttttttctattaaatatcAGTATTTTCCAAAATCTGTCATGCTGTAAACCTTATCAAGAGCTTCCCAAAGCTCTCAAGCTGAAGTACAAtgaaaataaatatcataaaatttgtcACTaagcatcctcaaaattttttctatgcaatCATGGTTCTTTCAATTTTCCTAGTGTGCAAACCATTAGGTTCAGCCTTTAAGCATGGTTCGCAAAACCTGTCCGAACTGAGCAGTTTGAGGCGTGCCAAACCATACCAGCAGCCAACTAGTGCGGTTCAGATGTTCGATTCGGAATGCGGTGAAAACAAAGcaagggagaaagaaagagaggaagagacagAGAAAGAAGGGGAGGGAAAGGTCGGAGGTGGTCAGTGGTGGCCCAGCGAGGCCGCCGGAGGGCTGCCGATGCCTCTGGGGTTCCGCGGTCCTCTGCGAGAtgcaagaagagagagagagatagagagaagagaaaggaggaaAGAGGAAAGAGGAGGGAAGGGAAGGCAGCAGGAGGGCCGTCAAGTGGTTGCTAGACGACCCAAAAATGCCCCATCATATTGCCAGCTTCACTATTTatcaactttttttaaaaaagctgATGAAATAGGGACGCCGCCCTATTTCAACCCGTAAAGACCATAGGGCATTTTTGGGCCATCTGGGGCCACGACTGCCTCCCTATGGCCCTCCAACGACCTCTCCGCCattttttcttcctcctcttctctcccttcccatATCTCTATCTCTCTCTGCTCTCATTTTCTCTTGCAGATGATCACGGAGCCCGAGAGACCTCGGCGATCCTCCAACGGCCTCTCCGCCCCCGTCGGTGTCTTCGCCAACCTCCCTTTCCTTATCTCCCCTTCCtccccccctctctttctctctcttttcctcccaaGTTTATTCCTCATTTTCATGTTGGTTTGGATTTGGTACGGTCCAATAGGAGGGCGTACTGACTCACACCTCTAGCAAGATAGCATAGATCCAATTCCAAGTCAGTGATCCTTGCTTCTAAGGGTCAGGTCTGGGTTCAGATATTACCAAAAAAAAGTTTTAGGTATACAACAAATATTTCATATTACCTTGCAATGTCCTAAAATTTTGGCCATAGACATTTTTAGGTTTGGAGGGGTCATCACATGAAATTCCAAGTCATGCTTAACAAGATGCTATTAGCTAACTGATCTTCTCTAAAGTTGTTATAAAACTAAGCACAGAATTAAACAAAGCTAATAGTAGGCAAGAAATGAAGAATAAGTTTAGGGAGATCTAACAAATTGAGGGCATGTGGGATGCTTAGGCCCAAAATCCTATGGGATTCATGGGTTGGTCTAGTACAACTAAAAAGAAATCAGCCAAAATTAGGCTTACATTCTCAAGTATCCAATAGCCTTTAGAGTGGGCCAACCCATATCCTATAGGAAAGAGAAAAGATATGCTGAGCCTAGCCCAAGATGATTTTTCCTAGTTGTATTAGTCCAACTCATGAATCTCATGGGATTTTAGGTCCAATCATCCAAACAAACCCCGAGGCACGTTCAAATATGCTTCCTCAAAGAAGATCTTCTCAAGCAAGTTACTGATGTTCTTCCCCGAAGAAACAACGATTATCTCCCTTGAATGGTGCACTCCAATGAGGAAGTCATCCTTAACAATGTGCATAGCAATCGCCCAAAGAAACAAACTGTTGATACTACATAATACATCGGAAAATCTTTCTAATTGGGAAACCTTTTTCCTCCGGTACTCACTCGAAGGGAAGAGTTGAGATAAATATAAAGGCCCCAATTGTAATGTTGCAATACCCACTACTCCCCATCAAATCAGGAGATCGGCAAAAGCATGTTAGGATCACAAAAGTCTTTCAACAAGATAAAAGGCCGAGCCAAAATAAGTAAatgtgataaaaaataaagaatacaaataaaaaataagCAACTAAA
Coding sequences within it:
- the LOC105047699 gene encoding uncharacterized protein isoform X2, with the translated sequence MESAREARRRKILERGSDRLAFITGQSPSLTPSSSSSSPLPPTLQPQQHQEQENPRSTTTTTAGMEEHKHQPIDQTFDTKVEDDEEELFPERDADGEFSSCETSSEFAKCKMGKRFQGGMRKEAAANAEQDGKIAEPSTSPLVHISSDQVVDTAPYVNSPMIHQVLTSKQISCAISASENIRLLCAVSIALLVVMSTRGYCFGIIPNLRPLYLVLLTDTTVIIGHLFVSQKSYGKDGEEARRTRQEEFGLANNIGNALEIGLLFQKALNAAFMDCSICAVIMISGLAV
- the LOC105047699 gene encoding uncharacterized protein isoform X1 is translated as MESAREARRRKILERGSDRLAFITGQSPSLTPSSSSSSPLPPTLQPQQHQEQENPRSTTTTTDDLHHIDAAGMEEHKHQPIDQTFDTKVEDDEEELFPERDADGEFSSCETSSEFAKCKMGKRFQGGMRKEAAANAEQDGKIAEPSTSPLVHISSDQVVDTAPYVNSPMIHQVLTSKQISCAISASENIRLLCAVSIALLVVMSTRGYCFGIIPNLRPLYLVLLTDTTVIIGHLFVSQKSYGKDGEEARRTRQEEFGLANNIGNALEIGLLFQKALNAAFMDCSICAVIMISGLAV